Proteins from one Halovivax limisalsi genomic window:
- a CDS encoding ferredoxin produces MARYEVTIEKEACDGIFACLTRDPRFVEGTDGLATIDPGADPVYDCEGEVADTDDRVVATFDDDRIDEARQAAAACPTDAIVVREVGE; encoded by the coding sequence ATGGCGCGATACGAAGTCACCATCGAGAAAGAGGCCTGCGACGGGATCTTCGCCTGCCTGACCCGCGACCCGCGGTTCGTGGAGGGAACGGACGGGCTCGCGACGATCGATCCCGGCGCGGATCCGGTCTACGACTGCGAGGGCGAGGTCGCGGACACCGACGACCGCGTCGTCGCGACGTTCGACGACGACCGCATCGACGAAGCACGGCAGGCCGCGGCGGCCTGCCCGACGGACGCCATCGTCGTCCGGGAGGTGGGCGAATGA
- a CDS encoding cobalamin biosynthesis protein, giving the protein MSETEPATDIDVPADPLAGHPATAYFWGHVAGSGDVTADGIEVVTNDEESARVLAAIAGGDVAHERTTREYAHDTSITRTEDEYTLSIGANGDGDDAASTLLGRDSRLGLPVDGRGTYRFGAFTEYDRELLRGLLEGCGTVCFKSSSGTVGISFVHDDRELLDLVRELLADCPVDAPVGALSETSSGGYWFGIDDEAAPAFGTWCYENCEETGLFAPSRRRKLESSLEQASAYGGAED; this is encoded by the coding sequence ATGAGTGAGACCGAACCCGCGACCGATATCGACGTCCCGGCGGACCCGCTCGCGGGCCACCCCGCGACGGCGTACTTCTGGGGGCACGTCGCCGGCAGCGGCGACGTAACGGCTGACGGCATCGAGGTCGTCACGAACGACGAGGAGTCCGCACGGGTACTCGCGGCGATCGCAGGCGGCGACGTCGCCCACGAGCGGACGACTCGCGAGTACGCCCACGACACGTCGATCACCCGGACCGAGGACGAGTACACGCTCTCGATCGGCGCGAACGGGGACGGAGACGACGCGGCGTCGACCCTCCTCGGTCGCGACAGCAGGCTCGGACTGCCCGTCGACGGCCGCGGTACCTACCGCTTCGGCGCCTTCACCGAGTACGACCGCGAACTGCTCCGCGGACTGCTCGAGGGCTGCGGCACGGTCTGCTTCAAGTCCTCGAGCGGTACCGTCGGGATCTCGTTCGTCCACGACGATCGCGAGCTACTCGACCTCGTTCGCGAGCTGCTCGCCGACTGTCCCGTCGACGCCCCGGTCGGAGCGCTCTCCGAAACGTCGTCCGGGGGCTACTGGTTCGGCATCGACGACGAAGCTGCGCCCGCGTTCGGGACCTGGTGCTACGAGAACTGCGAGGAAACCGGACTGTTCGCGCCGAGTCGACGCCGCAAGCTCGAGTCCAGCCTCGAGCAGGCGTCGGCGTACGGCGGGGCGGAGGACTGA
- a CDS encoding CbiX/SirB N-terminal domain-containing protein gives MHAPDDSASVSAPDFEDEAVLLVGHGSRREASNEQVRELAAGLEARLGIPVDAAFIELAEPSLEEAFAELAAVTSRIVVVHCSLFAAGHVKTDVPLAIERARSAHAVEIANGRHLGVHPAILALLDDRAAAVERDLGVDREADEVAVALCARGSSDPDANADVHKLARLLYEGRAFDRVEPTFIGVTEPTLDETLHDLSKFRPDAVVVLPYMLGDGVLTQRIRDWTAEFDDDYPYVDALAGEPLGTDSRLLDVFADRWQAARTESVSMSCDTCKYKVDLAGYEEDVGGARAMLRALTHQEAHADRDDVDDEPHSHDAPDKHLAVCTNRTCAEMGSPAVLERLRQAIRDTEDCDARVTRSSCLGRCGDGPMVAVYPDGVWYGGVEPTDADRIVSDHVDGDRIVSDLVDATL, from the coding sequence ATGCACGCGCCCGACGACTCCGCATCCGTATCCGCCCCCGATTTCGAGGACGAGGCCGTCCTGCTCGTCGGCCACGGCTCCCGTCGCGAGGCGTCGAACGAGCAGGTCCGCGAACTGGCCGCCGGCCTCGAAGCCCGACTCGGGATCCCCGTCGACGCGGCGTTCATCGAACTCGCCGAGCCGTCGCTCGAAGAAGCGTTCGCCGAACTGGCGGCGGTTACGAGCCGGATCGTCGTCGTCCACTGCTCGTTGTTCGCCGCCGGACACGTCAAGACCGACGTCCCGCTGGCGATCGAGCGGGCCCGGTCGGCCCACGCCGTCGAGATCGCGAACGGGCGCCACCTCGGCGTTCACCCGGCGATCCTGGCTCTGCTCGACGACCGCGCCGCGGCCGTCGAGCGCGACCTCGGGGTCGACCGCGAGGCGGACGAGGTCGCCGTCGCGCTCTGCGCCAGGGGCTCAAGCGACCCGGACGCCAACGCCGACGTGCACAAGCTGGCCCGGTTGCTGTACGAGGGGCGCGCGTTCGACCGGGTCGAACCGACGTTCATCGGGGTCACGGAGCCGACCCTCGACGAGACGTTACACGACCTCTCGAAGTTTCGGCCCGACGCCGTCGTCGTGCTGCCGTACATGCTGGGCGACGGCGTGCTCACCCAGCGCATCCGCGACTGGACCGCGGAGTTCGACGACGACTATCCCTACGTCGACGCGCTGGCCGGTGAGCCGCTCGGAACGGACTCGCGACTCCTGGACGTCTTCGCCGATCGGTGGCAGGCGGCTCGCACCGAGAGCGTCTCGATGTCCTGCGACACCTGCAAGTACAAGGTCGACCTGGCGGGCTACGAGGAGGACGTCGGCGGCGCTCGCGCCATGCTCCGGGCGCTGACCCACCAGGAAGCCCACGCCGACCGCGACGACGTCGACGACGAACCCCATTCTCACGACGCACCTGACAAACACCTCGCGGTGTGTACGAACCGGACCTGCGCCGAGATGGGGTCGCCGGCCGTTCTGGAGCGCCTGCGACAGGCGATCCGGGATACCGAGGACTGCGACGCCCGCGTCACGCGGTCGTCCTGTCTGGGACGCTGCGGCGACGGGCCGATGGTCGCGGTCTACCCCGACGGCGTCTGGTACGGCGGCGTCGAACCCACCGACGCGGACAGGATCGTTTCCGACCACGTCGACGGAGATCGCATCGTGAGCGACCTCGTCGATGCGACGCTGTAG
- a CDS encoding DUF3209 family protein: MSCHEIEALRLGLMTVLGVGDEDAREHAEAELAGHKEGPIEGLVEAESLTEIERHLDAALVDLEAEVAELDPTDQEYDYTRGRLLEVRNAERAIGRLRDQGAGIVDGLGEAHHTLHELFPVEE; this comes from the coding sequence ATGAGCTGCCACGAAATCGAAGCGCTGCGACTCGGACTGATGACCGTCCTCGGCGTCGGGGACGAGGACGCCCGCGAACACGCGGAGGCGGAACTAGCGGGACACAAGGAGGGGCCGATCGAGGGGCTCGTCGAAGCCGAGAGCCTCACCGAGATCGAGCGCCACCTCGATGCGGCGCTGGTCGACCTCGAGGCGGAAGTCGCCGAACTGGACCCGACCGACCAGGAGTACGACTACACGCGCGGCCGGTTGCTCGAGGTGCGAAACGCCGAACGGGCGATCGGACGACTGCGCGACCAGGGCGCCGGCATCGTCGACGGACTGGGCGAGGCTCACCACACGCTGCACGAACTCTTCCCGGTCGAGGAGTGA
- a CDS encoding PQQ-binding-like beta-propeller repeat protein — MSDASTPVDDRPGAVRRTVLGEIEPARSRHMWTRSAVCLVDDLVVAGTWDGTVTARDRETLDPRWSVEWSEHPVTLAAGGGTLVVGGRGVSGRLAGLDPATGDRRWTVDTAGDLGASDRDGSTPDRLFELPYVVDATVESTSGRVYAAARRYERDGDRRRWWSVVDAFDRDGAARWRYETDASPIALDLDDAGERLAVAYNRCMGDHDTGLVVLDADTGDRRWDWDPGTEGDRRVGDVAIDGDRVAVASHGDKRGYLLGPGGRERWRVDLAIPTEIGDETLYAYPNHVHANDGRVAFVTGNTYAREGRETEARHPNEHAITAVDADGSPLWEGELEGFVHELATEGDAIVVPCAGNFRVRDPDRHAVRTFDLAAGDGDVRRVDGVPTAAAVSGETVAAIEEPVAYHDDEQVRGEYALWVYPNAR, encoded by the coding sequence ATGTCGGACGCCAGCACGCCGGTCGACGACCGGCCGGGCGCCGTCAGGCGCACCGTCCTCGGGGAGATCGAACCGGCCCGGAGCCGGCACATGTGGACCCGATCGGCCGTCTGCCTCGTGGACGACCTCGTCGTCGCGGGGACCTGGGACGGAACCGTCACCGCACGCGATCGGGAGACGCTCGACCCGCGGTGGTCGGTCGAGTGGTCGGAGCATCCAGTCACGCTCGCCGCCGGCGGCGGGACGCTCGTCGTCGGCGGGCGCGGCGTATCGGGTCGGCTCGCCGGGCTCGATCCCGCAACCGGCGACCGACGCTGGACCGTCGACACCGCCGGCGACCTGGGCGCGTCGGACCGGGACGGGTCAACCCCCGATCGGCTCTTCGAACTGCCGTACGTCGTCGACGCGACGGTCGAATCGACGAGCGGGCGCGTCTACGCCGCCGCCCGACGGTACGAGCGAGACGGGGACCGCCGGCGCTGGTGGAGCGTCGTCGACGCGTTCGACCGCGACGGCGCGGCTCGCTGGCGGTACGAGACCGACGCCTCGCCGATCGCACTCGACCTGGACGACGCCGGCGAGCGGCTGGCGGTGGCGTACAACCGCTGCATGGGCGACCACGACACCGGACTCGTCGTCCTCGACGCCGACACCGGCGACCGCCGCTGGGACTGGGACCCGGGGACCGAAGGCGACCGTCGCGTCGGTGACGTCGCCATCGACGGCGATCGAGTCGCGGTCGCCAGTCACGGCGACAAGCGCGGCTACTTGCTCGGTCCCGGCGGTCGCGAACGCTGGCGCGTCGATCTGGCCATCCCGACCGAGATCGGGGACGAGACGCTCTACGCCTACCCGAACCACGTCCACGCGAACGACGGGCGGGTCGCGTTCGTCACCGGAAACACGTACGCACGCGAGGGCCGCGAAACAGAGGCGCGACACCCGAACGAACACGCGATCACCGCGGTCGACGCGGACGGGTCGCCGCTGTGGGAGGGCGAACTCGAGGGCTTCGTCCACGAACTCGCGACGGAGGGCGACGCGATCGTCGTCCCGTGTGCGGGGAATTTCCGCGTCCGCGACCCCGATCGACACGCCGTTCGCACGTTCGACCTGGCGGCGGGCGACGGAGACGTGCGGCGCGTCGACGGCGTCCCGACCGCGGCGGCGGTCTCGGGCGAGACGGTCGCCGCGATCGAAGAACCCGTCGCGTATCACGACGACGAGCAGGTACGGGGCGAGTACGCGCTGTGGGTCTATCCGAACGCTCGGTAG
- a CDS encoding alkaline phosphatase D family protein, translated as MTDTDASDPIESATDNRRQFLQAIGVTATSSALVGAAAGNPDESDTSREAAFGALVPLTHGVASGDVTARTAVLWARTAEEATIHAASVPTDGESDTVHGRTSVDATTDFTGHLRLDRLSSGTNYRYFVWATEPTPGFRASEAVDGEALSRIAKRDSPDAIAGALPQAIETGTFTTAPAPDDAAPVSFAWSGDTWGYGDDPVEPPFPGLRTIAEREPDFFLYHGDTIYADARTPAGKITENTPVDEALDVYRAKYKEMRDPPADVADRTYLRELLASTSVYTVWDDHEVINNFAGPIEPLMPEGRRAFREYWPLDRDDEAAPGESNRFYDSFRWGKHVELFVIDTRQYRDPNVDLDAKTLLGEAQRTWLTNALAESDATWKILASPAPLGYPSDSWATPADKTGYEGELLEIIEHVQTDEISNLVVVAGDVHKSVVGAYDPDDDGAFEFVEAIAGPLGAPAGTPDDLYPPLNPTEFFAKGEYTNFGTIDVDESGETLTVGIYAADGTEQFSTTIRTDDIDPGRANPDRIASTFDADADGWLISQNGGSDHPIYLESGGNPGGHISDEGARGGVTWYYQAPFKFLGDREAFYGGTLSFDCKQDEIDWQFDPHPTEGGDVLLASGETKLVYEFRGVDEPGIEWATFEAPLSADAGWIDLTSDDPYATEARFREVLANLETVRIRGEYRSGDDRSYLDNVVLSK; from the coding sequence ATGACAGATACCGACGCGAGCGATCCGATCGAATCGGCCACTGACAACCGGCGACAGTTCTTGCAGGCGATCGGCGTGACGGCAACCTCGAGCGCTCTGGTCGGCGCTGCGGCGGGGAACCCGGACGAGAGTGACACTTCCCGCGAGGCTGCGTTTGGGGCGCTGGTCCCCTTGACCCACGGCGTCGCCAGCGGCGACGTGACGGCCAGGACGGCCGTCCTGTGGGCGCGCACGGCGGAGGAGGCGACGATTCACGCCGCCTCCGTGCCAACTGATGGCGAGAGTGACACCGTCCACGGCCGAACCTCGGTCGACGCGACCACCGACTTCACCGGCCACCTCCGACTCGACCGGCTCTCCTCGGGGACGAACTACCGGTACTTCGTGTGGGCGACGGAACCGACTCCCGGGTTCCGGGCGAGCGAAGCCGTCGACGGCGAGGCGTTGAGCCGGATCGCGAAGCGCGATTCCCCGGACGCGATCGCCGGGGCGCTGCCACAAGCTATCGAAACCGGGACGTTCACCACGGCGCCGGCACCGGACGACGCTGCACCGGTCAGCTTCGCCTGGAGCGGCGATACGTGGGGCTACGGCGACGACCCCGTCGAACCGCCGTTTCCCGGCCTGCGAACCATCGCGGAACGCGAGCCGGATTTCTTCCTCTATCACGGCGATACGATCTACGCCGATGCACGAACGCCCGCGGGGAAGATTACGGAAAACACCCCGGTGGACGAGGCGCTCGACGTCTACCGCGCGAAGTACAAGGAGATGCGGGACCCGCCTGCGGACGTCGCCGACCGAACCTACCTCCGAGAACTGCTCGCCTCGACGTCCGTCTACACGGTGTGGGACGATCACGAGGTGATCAACAACTTCGCGGGCCCGATCGAACCCCTGATGCCGGAGGGTCGGCGAGCCTTTCGCGAGTACTGGCCGCTCGATCGAGACGACGAGGCCGCGCCCGGCGAATCGAACCGATTCTACGACTCCTTCCGATGGGGGAAACACGTCGAACTGTTCGTGATCGACACCCGGCAGTACCGGGATCCGAACGTCGATCTCGACGCGAAAACGCTGCTCGGCGAGGCCCAGCGCACCTGGCTGACGAACGCGCTCGCCGAGTCCGACGCGACGTGGAAGATCCTGGCCTCGCCCGCCCCGCTCGGCTATCCGTCCGACTCGTGGGCGACGCCGGCCGACAAGACCGGCTACGAGGGGGAACTGCTCGAGATCATCGAACACGTTCAGACGGACGAGATATCCAACCTGGTTGTCGTCGCCGGCGACGTCCACAAGTCGGTCGTCGGCGCGTACGATCCGGACGACGACGGCGCCTTCGAGTTCGTCGAGGCCATCGCCGGGCCGCTCGGGGCGCCCGCCGGCACGCCCGACGACCTCTATCCGCCGCTGAACCCCACGGAGTTCTTCGCGAAGGGCGAGTACACCAACTTCGGAACGATCGACGTCGACGAGTCGGGCGAGACGCTGACCGTCGGCATCTACGCCGCGGACGGAACCGAGCAGTTCTCGACGACGATTCGGACCGACGACATCGACCCTGGCCGCGCTAATCCCGACCGGATAGCGAGCACGTTCGACGCGGACGCCGACGGCTGGCTCATTTCGCAGAACGGGGGGAGCGACCACCCGATCTACCTCGAATCCGGTGGCAATCCCGGCGGCCACATCAGCGATGAGGGAGCTCGGGGTGGCGTCACCTGGTACTACCAGGCGCCGTTTAAGTTTCTGGGCGACCGCGAGGCCTTCTACGGCGGAACGCTCTCGTTCGACTGCAAACAGGACGAGATCGACTGGCAGTTCGACCCGCACCCGACGGAGGGCGGCGACGTCCTGCTCGCCAGCGGCGAGACGAAACTCGTCTACGAGTTCCGCGGTGTCGACGAGCCGGGCATCGAGTGGGCTACGTTCGAAGCGCCGCTGTCGGCCGACGCCGGGTGGATCGACCTGACGAGCGACGACCCGTACGCCACCGAAGCGCGATTTCGCGAGGTTCTCGCGAACCTCGAGACGGTGCGCATCCGCGGCGAGTATCGCTCGGGCGACGACAGGAGCTACCTGGACAACGTCGTCCTCTCGAAGTAA